Proteins found in one Mycoplasma ovis str. Michigan genomic segment:
- the rplD gene encoding 50S ribosomal protein L4 yields the protein MSNSPSIDVYLLDGQLEQKLLISDLSSAWSPEFYYPDAIFQTVVSEAQSSRLSRPHTKTKGEVSGGGKKPYRQKHTGRARQGSRRNPQFVGGGIAFGPRKNVNHHKKVNKRVRALAVRSCWTDAFNKSKVIAISEKKLDNHPENKTKIVYSFFSLVGSNKKLEKFSSKNLLLLVKDKTEQLALGARNINNLEVERISSLSVRQLMKADLIAFSSLGFQSFREGYLSKWS from the coding sequence ATGTCTAACTCACCTTCCATAGATGTATATCTTTTGGATGGACAGCTAGAGCAAAAATTGTTGATTTCTGATCTTTCATCTGCATGAAGTCCAGAATTTTATTATCCTGATGCAATCTTTCAAACAGTTGTTAGTGAAGCTCAATCAAGTAGATTGTCTAGACCACATACAAAAACTAAGGGAGAAGTTTCTGGAGGTGGAAAAAAGCCTTATAGACAAAAACATACTGGTAGAGCGAGACAAGGTTCTCGAAGAAACCCGCAATTTGTGGGAGGCGGTATTGCTTTTGGTCCTAGAAAAAACGTAAACCACCACAAAAAGGTAAATAAAAGAGTTAGAGCTCTGGCAGTTAGATCTTGTTGAACAGATGCATTTAACAAAAGTAAGGTAATAGCGATTTCCGAAAAGAAATTAGATAACCATCCAGAGAATAAAACAAAGATTGTTTATTCTTTCTTCTCTTTAGTGGGGTCTAATAAGAAATTAGAAAAATTTAGTTCTAAAAATTTATTGCTATTAGTTAAAGACAAGACAGAACAGTTGGCATTAGGGGCTAGAAATATTAATAATTTAGAAGTTGAGAGAATATCTTCTTTATCAGTTAGACAATTGATGAAGGCAGATTTAATTGCCTTCAGTAGTCTTGGTTTTCAATCTTTTAGAGAAGGTTATCTGTCCAAATGGAGTTAA
- the rplC gene encoding 50S ribosomal protein L3 — protein MYREVICQKIGMSSIFSESGGHLPVTFLKPLTLQVLEVKTKDKFGYNSLVVGVGEECPARKVIKPVQGQFSKNSLPLRRKITELKWDGEREYKLGEFVEFQSLFQEGEKIKVQGISRGMGFTGAIKRWNFATSPKTHGAGYPHRFQGSLETGRGGRSPQKVWKGKKMSGHMGNETCTIRNLKILSIDAEKSLIVIKGSIPGRKKSLVRVRSLHKAKPIVPENLFVNNSNQ, from the coding sequence ATGTACAGGGAAGTTATTTGCCAAAAGATTGGGATGAGTAGTATATTTAGTGAGTCCGGAGGACATTTACCTGTAACTTTTTTAAAGCCTTTAACATTACAGGTTTTAGAGGTAAAAACCAAAGATAAGTTTGGATACAACTCTTTAGTTGTTGGCGTAGGAGAAGAATGTCCAGCGAGAAAGGTAATTAAACCTGTCCAAGGCCAGTTTAGCAAGAATTCTTTGCCTTTAAGAAGAAAAATTACTGAACTTAAGTGAGACGGAGAAAGGGAATATAAATTAGGGGAATTTGTTGAATTTCAATCTTTGTTTCAAGAGGGAGAAAAGATCAAAGTGCAAGGCATATCTAGAGGTATGGGATTTACGGGTGCCATTAAAAGATGAAATTTTGCAACCAGCCCGAAGACACATGGTGCTGGTTATCCGCACAGATTTCAAGGCTCTCTAGAAACAGGTAGAGGAGGTAGATCTCCCCAAAAAGTCTGGAAGGGAAAGAAAATGTCTGGTCATATGGGTAATGAGACTTGTACCATAAGAAATCTAAAGATTCTCTCTATTGATGCTGAGAAATCTTTAATAGTAATCAAGGGTTCAATACCAGGAAGAAAAAAATCTTTAGTTAGAGTGAGATCTTTGCATAAGGCAAAACCTATAGTTCCTGAGAATTTATTTGTTAACAACTCTAATCAATAA
- the rpsJ gene encoding 30S ribosomal protein S10 produces MSTTLKIKLISFDYRLLDQWVKKIVELALKHSSTIKGPIPLPTKTKLYTVLKSPHVNKPSMEQFQKKEHRRLIFISQYDSRLFSYFQKMSLPASLDLRLSLVN; encoded by the coding sequence ATGTCTACAACTCTAAAGATTAAGTTAATTTCTTTTGATTACAGACTATTAGATCAATGGGTAAAAAAAATAGTTGAGTTGGCTTTGAAGCACAGCTCAACTATTAAAGGTCCTATTCCATTACCCACTAAGACTAAGTTGTATACAGTCTTAAAGTCTCCGCATGTAAATAAGCCTTCAATGGAACAATTTCAAAAGAAGGAACACAGAAGACTTATTTTTATTTCACAATACGATAGTAGATTATTTTCTTATTTTCAAAAAATGAGTCTACCGGCTTCTTTGGATTTGAGACTTTCTTTAGTTAATTAG
- the rplL gene encoding 50S ribosomal protein L7/L12: protein MSEDNKNNLTEKTQNLINQIKGFTVLELNELVRGLESEFKVSAANFSAGASSAKAEESTEKKADVNKDLHLTSAGGNKIGVIKLVRELTSLGLMEAKKIVDSAPSLVKADIPASQFEELKSKFEAIGASVEFKLPS from the coding sequence ATGTCTGAAGATAACAAAAATAACTTAACAGAAAAAACTCAAAACTTAATAAATCAAATTAAGGGGTTTACTGTACTAGAACTAAATGAATTGGTTAGAGGATTAGAGAGTGAGTTTAAAGTAAGTGCGGCAAACTTTTCTGCTGGAGCTTCCTCTGCAAAAGCAGAAGAATCAACTGAAAAAAAGGCTGATGTAAATAAAGATCTTCACTTAACTTCCGCTGGGGGAAATAAGATTGGGGTTATTAAGTTAGTAAGAGAGTTGACTTCTCTGGGATTAATGGAAGCCAAAAAGATTGTTGATAGCGCTCCTTCTTTGGTGAAAGCTGATATTCCCGCTTCACAATTCGAAGAACTGAAGTCTAAATTTGAAGCTATAGGGGCTTCTGTTGAGTTTAAACTTCCTTCTTAG
- the rplJ gene encoding 50S ribosomal protein L10, with translation MRVRKYHSIKSNQVEQLSQKLKSAYSFASLNYSELGAKSSRWLRMEVKKFDGEIKFISNNVLRRAFKNVFDTPVNISGQNLILIVNSEKIAPLKLFGDLVNKYKLLKLGVVCCGNQLLNEEQKGYLASWTEKEDAYAKLVYLLMTPIISLIFLLKSISEKQ, from the coding sequence ATGAGAGTAAGAAAGTATCACTCAATAAAGTCAAATCAAGTAGAACAGCTTTCTCAAAAATTAAAGTCTGCGTATTCTTTTGCAAGCCTTAATTACAGTGAATTAGGAGCAAAGTCTTCTAGATGACTAAGAATGGAAGTAAAGAAATTTGATGGAGAAATTAAGTTTATTTCCAATAACGTACTAAGGAGAGCATTTAAAAATGTTTTTGACACCCCTGTTAATATAAGTGGTCAAAATTTGATTTTGATCGTTAATTCAGAGAAGATTGCTCCTCTGAAATTATTTGGAGATTTGGTCAACAAATATAAGTTGCTTAAACTGGGAGTTGTTTGTTGCGGTAATCAATTATTAAATGAAGAACAAAAAGGATATCTTGCTTCTTGAACAGAGAAGGAAGATGCCTATGCAAAGCTAGTATATTTGCTAATGACTCCTATAATTTCCCTAATATTTTTGCTGAAAAGTATTTCAGAAAAACAATAA
- a CDS encoding FHA domain-containing protein codes for MKFDNNKTKDLWNSPVWLHKWGKAEFISEEHCEITKKDQDTNYKLICKVPNNGTPDKQWSQNI; via the coding sequence ATGAAGTTTGACAATAATAAAACCAAAGATTTATGAAATTCACCTGTATGACTTCATAAATGAGGCAAAGCAGAATTTATTTCTGAAGAGCACTGCGAAATTACTAAAAAAGATCAAGATACAAATTACAAATTAATTTGCAAAGTGCCAAATAATGGAACACCAGATAAACAATGATCTCAGAATATTTAA
- the lon gene encoding endopeptidase La: MAEKLNLPALHSSLPLLVARNMVVFPHSKNIIEVGRDCSLASIKCSLASFDGEIIIIAQKDYDVDFPLPVDLYKIGTLSKVSVLKQHKDGSLTVKVEGLQRVKIENPKIMKYAGLENVGSMWFSNFELLKEKNASFLKNKSDLEQLFKYFEELFEMKGERYEKIKKMFNQESQNPTKDSCSELLDQLCNIWPQSDRDGVDMKQKWLEELNVSKRITLMLDYEYLTEAEKDEINSSIAKKVNKNISKQQREFYLRERMKVIKEELGEGASKDVELQKFKDWLKKEKAPEYIRDRVREELKKLEYSSYMSNSEGLITHNYLNWLISLPWGKSSKDQQAIAKVKKELDANHFGLDKAKERILEFVAVQKKTKNLQGTIICLSGPPGVGKTSLAQSIAKGLKRECVKISLGGLNDEAEIRGHRKTYVGSMPGRIIKGLKQAKVNNPVMILDEIDKMVSNSHGDPLSALLEVLDPKQNHQFIDNYIEEEVDLSKVMFIATANYEDNIPEALLDRLEIIRLTSYTEKEKLAIAKNSLVSEVLQEHGLKSDELIFSDEAITYIIQRYTREAGVRSLRQSLSQIARKFIQRQELDKELKSLTVNVEIVKEYLSKEKFEHTVKDELSIPGVVNGMAYTEYGGDLLPVEINYYSGKGNLILTGNLRDTMKESANVALSYIKANESEFKLSDTKWSDIDINLHVPTGGVPKDGPSAGITITTAILSAFRKVPIPSNIAMTGEMTLRGKVLPIGGLKEKVISAVRGGVDTIFYPKESERYLEDIPSEILNKIQLKPIKHYSELYNELFSNK, translated from the coding sequence ATGGCTGAAAAATTGAATCTACCAGCATTGCATAGCTCTTTACCTTTATTAGTTGCTAGAAATATGGTTGTGTTCCCGCACTCCAAAAACATTATTGAAGTTGGTAGAGATTGTTCTCTAGCTTCCATTAAGTGTTCTCTCGCATCATTTGATGGAGAGATAATAATTATTGCTCAAAAAGATTATGACGTAGACTTCCCCTTGCCAGTAGATCTGTATAAGATCGGAACACTTTCAAAAGTAAGTGTTCTTAAACAGCATAAAGATGGATCATTAACAGTTAAGGTTGAGGGTCTACAGAGAGTAAAGATAGAAAACCCAAAGATAATGAAATATGCTGGCTTGGAGAATGTGGGTTCTATGTGATTCTCTAATTTTGAATTGTTAAAAGAAAAGAATGCCTCTTTTCTGAAAAACAAATCTGATCTAGAACAATTGTTTAAGTATTTCGAAGAGCTCTTCGAAATGAAGGGAGAAAGATACGAAAAAATCAAAAAAATGTTTAACCAAGAAAGTCAAAACCCAACTAAAGATTCTTGTTCAGAATTACTAGATCAGTTGTGTAACATCTGACCGCAGAGCGACAGAGATGGAGTTGATATGAAGCAAAAATGGTTGGAAGAGTTAAACGTATCAAAAAGAATTACTCTTATGTTGGATTACGAATATTTAACTGAGGCAGAAAAAGATGAGATCAATAGTTCCATTGCAAAGAAGGTAAATAAGAATATCTCTAAACAACAAAGAGAGTTTTATCTTAGAGAAAGAATGAAAGTAATTAAAGAAGAGTTAGGGGAAGGAGCTTCTAAAGATGTAGAATTACAAAAATTTAAAGATTGGTTAAAAAAGGAAAAAGCTCCTGAATATATTAGAGACAGAGTTAGAGAAGAATTAAAGAAATTAGAGTATTCAAGTTACATGTCCAATAGTGAAGGCTTGATTACTCACAACTATCTAAACTGACTAATTTCTTTACCTTGGGGTAAAAGTTCCAAAGATCAACAGGCCATTGCCAAAGTGAAAAAGGAATTGGATGCAAATCACTTTGGATTGGATAAAGCTAAGGAAAGAATTTTGGAATTTGTTGCTGTACAAAAGAAGACAAAGAATTTGCAGGGAACAATTATTTGTCTTTCTGGCCCTCCAGGAGTTGGAAAAACTTCTTTAGCGCAGTCAATTGCTAAAGGACTTAAAAGAGAGTGTGTAAAGATATCTTTGGGTGGCTTAAATGACGAGGCTGAAATAAGAGGACACAGAAAAACTTATGTAGGATCTATGCCGGGAAGAATTATCAAGGGACTGAAGCAAGCTAAGGTTAATAATCCAGTTATGATACTAGACGAGATAGACAAGATGGTTAGCAACAGTCACGGAGACCCATTATCAGCTTTATTGGAGGTTTTAGATCCTAAACAAAACCACCAATTTATAGATAACTACATAGAGGAAGAGGTTGACTTGTCAAAAGTTATGTTTATAGCTACAGCTAACTATGAAGACAATATTCCCGAAGCCCTTCTGGATAGATTGGAAATAATTAGGTTAACTTCATACACAGAAAAGGAAAAATTAGCTATTGCTAAAAATAGCTTAGTTTCTGAAGTTCTACAAGAACATGGTTTAAAAAGTGATGAGCTAATCTTTTCTGATGAAGCCATCACATATATTATTCAAAGGTACACTAGGGAAGCTGGTGTTAGAAGTTTAAGACAGTCTCTTTCACAAATAGCTAGAAAATTCATCCAAAGACAAGAACTAGATAAAGAATTGAAATCTTTAACAGTTAATGTAGAGATTGTTAAAGAATATCTTTCAAAAGAAAAGTTTGAACATACAGTTAAAGATGAACTTTCAATTCCAGGTGTTGTTAATGGAATGGCATATACAGAGTATGGAGGAGATCTTCTTCCAGTAGAAATAAATTACTACTCAGGAAAAGGTAATTTAATTCTTACTGGAAATCTCAGAGACACTATGAAGGAATCTGCAAATGTTGCGCTTTCCTACATAAAAGCCAATGAAAGTGAATTTAAGTTAAGCGATACTAAATGATCAGATATAGATATCAACCTGCACGTTCCTACTGGGGGAGTTCCAAAAGACGGACCTTCAGCTGGAATTACTATAACTACAGCTATATTGTCAGCTTTTAGAAAAGTTCCTATTCCTAGCAACATTGCTATGACTGGAGAGATGACTCTTAGAGGTAAAGTGTTACCTATTGGGGGATTGAAAGAAAAAGTTATTTCTGCTGTGAGGGGAGGAGTGGATACTATTTTCTATCCCAAGGAAAGTGAAAGATATCTAGAAGATATCCCTTCAGAAATATTAAATAAGATTCAATTAAAACCTATAAAACACTATTCAGAGCTTTATAATGAATTGTTTTCTAACAAATAG
- the rpsI gene encoding 30S ribosomal protein S9, whose amino-acid sequence MSTEIRAFSKRKKSRVNIILTQLPKTEVSDEKSKHELLIYVKKDGEYKVVSPLEYFKDEYLMPVLLSPFSFLPARVLGERYSVKAYTKGGGVSAQAQAIMLAIARALLEYYPEIRVPLKKAKLLTQDHRVKERKKIGKYKARRSPQFTKR is encoded by the coding sequence GTGTCTACTGAAATTAGAGCTTTTTCAAAAAGAAAAAAGAGCAGGGTGAATATTATTCTAACCCAACTTCCAAAAACAGAAGTTTCTGATGAAAAGTCAAAACATGAGTTACTTATTTATGTTAAAAAGGATGGAGAGTATAAGGTAGTTAGTCCCTTGGAATACTTTAAAGATGAATACCTTATGCCTGTTCTCTTAAGTCCTTTTTCCTTTCTCCCCGCAAGAGTCTTGGGAGAAAGATATTCTGTAAAGGCATATACTAAAGGGGGTGGGGTTAGTGCGCAAGCTCAAGCAATTATGTTAGCTATTGCTAGGGCTCTTCTGGAATACTATCCTGAGATAAGAGTTCCTCTAAAAAAAGCAAAATTATTAACTCAAGATCATAGAGTTAAAGAAAGAAAGAAAATTGGAAAATACAAAGCCAGAAGATCTCCTCAATTTACCAAGAGATAG
- a CDS encoding aldo/keto reductase, producing MSKESTYVPKIGFGTESLRIIEILSPYLKSANSNNYDFVDCSWKYGNEAIIGLALRSLKRSEQNFEFTPYFQSKVWPSQFSGGIVKSLKFSLSKIGADTVIHTYFLHRPSSNMELNLSAYKQLISCKNNSLTKRIGLCNFDKDLINWFHKLTGVMPDVVQYECSVNNMRWDRISYCKQNNIEIQGHTVFGNYAKNEQNPVLLDMAKKYNVSLKTLLAAYLVNLEIVPIVVPSSEEEIGELIKAKGVKLDEQDLETLKKLNEYDNQSFETLQIDYPE from the coding sequence GTGTCCAAGGAATCAACATATGTTCCAAAAATTGGTTTTGGAACTGAGTCTTTAAGAATTATTGAAATTCTTTCTCCTTATTTAAAATCGGCTAATTCAAATAATTATGATTTCGTGGATTGTAGCTGAAAATATGGAAATGAAGCTATTATTGGATTAGCACTTAGGAGTCTAAAAAGATCGGAACAAAATTTTGAATTTACTCCATATTTTCAATCCAAAGTTTGACCTTCTCAATTTTCTGGCGGAATTGTCAAATCTCTTAAGTTTTCCCTAAGCAAGATAGGTGCGGATACTGTAATACATACATATTTCTTGCATAGACCTTCTAGCAATATGGAATTGAACTTATCTGCTTACAAACAATTAATATCTTGTAAAAATAATTCCTTAACTAAAAGAATAGGTTTATGTAATTTCGATAAGGACTTAATTAATTGATTTCATAAATTAACTGGAGTGATGCCAGATGTTGTGCAATATGAATGTTCTGTCAATAATATGAGATGAGACAGAATCTCATATTGTAAGCAAAATAACATAGAGATACAAGGTCATACTGTTTTTGGTAACTATGCCAAAAATGAGCAAAATCCTGTTTTACTGGATATGGCCAAAAAATACAATGTATCCCTTAAGACTTTATTGGCGGCTTATTTAGTAAATCTTGAAATTGTTCCTATTGTTGTTCCTAGCTCTGAAGAAGAAATAGGAGAATTAATTAAAGCTAAGGGGGTTAAATTAGATGAACAGGATTTAGAAACTTTAAAGAAATTAAATGAATACGATAATCAATCTTTTGAGACTTTGCAAATTGATTATCCAGAATAA
- the rplU gene encoding 50S ribosomal protein L21 translates to MSNKKMELCFEIRNKQYLCNVGDRIISDFLNNVNLGDELKFSNVLLYKEEVGRPYIPNLEVKCKVIKQLKHKKLHILHLISQKRHRKRMGFRAKHTLLEVTEVKKLS, encoded by the coding sequence ATGAGTAATAAGAAAATGGAATTATGTTTTGAAATTAGAAACAAGCAATATCTTTGTAATGTTGGGGATAGAATAATATCTGATTTTTTGAATAATGTTAATTTGGGAGATGAACTTAAATTTTCCAATGTATTGCTATACAAAGAAGAAGTAGGTAGGCCTTATATCCCTAATTTAGAAGTTAAGTGTAAGGTAATTAAGCAATTGAAGCATAAAAAGTTACATATCTTACACTTAATTTCTCAAAAAAGACACAGAAAGAGAATGGGCTTTAGGGCAAAACATACTTTATTAGAAGTTACTGAAGTTAAGAAACTTTCATAG
- a CDS encoding division/cell wall cluster transcriptional repressor MraZ: MSVFNKTKKDETAFPVKSTVYRYFFSGTYIERVDGKNRVFIPLTWRHIFKDKLIITKNEVGCLTVWTPGFFQWFAYSRMDACSSEQEKNIVRRMFIGSATTLYVDPKARVTLPHDLLSSLAHQDGALYFVGAGDYVEIWSKSLFESWRSKQMPKDMKHEEL; the protein is encoded by the coding sequence GTGTCAGTATTTAATAAAACAAAAAAAGACGAAACAGCATTCCCAGTTAAAAGTACTGTTTACAGATATTTCTTTTCAGGGACTTATATAGAAAGAGTAGATGGAAAAAATAGAGTTTTTATCCCTCTCACTTGGAGACATATTTTCAAAGACAAGTTGATTATCACTAAAAATGAAGTTGGTTGTTTAACTGTTTGAACTCCAGGATTTTTCCAATGATTCGCTTATTCAAGAATGGATGCTTGTTCAAGCGAACAAGAAAAGAATATTGTTAGAAGAATGTTTATTGGTAGCGCTACAACTCTATATGTTGATCCAAAGGCTAGAGTAACTCTACCACATGATTTATTGTCCAGTTTGGCACATCAAGATGGCGCTCTTTATTTTGTAGGAGCTGGCGATTACGTGGAAATTTGATCTAAAAGTTTATTTGAAAGTTGGAGATCAAAACAAATGCCAAAAGATATGAAACACGAAGAACTTTAA
- the rsmH gene encoding 16S rRNA (cytosine(1402)-N(4))-methyltransferase RsmH, translated as MEDCVHYPVLKDQVCEHWITSKKGFYIDCTFGQGGHSQALLELLESEASLLGIDIDPDCSSVGLELSRKDSRFHFENINYSSLHNYWIKNKLPKASGILFDLGFSTAQLKDPSRSFSYNSNSSALELRYGLDGTSVYEILNEYTEHKLSWIFKNYGNIKESKDLALAIIRERKKAPINNTEQLKSIIEKYRIFQRTRYNKNQIKLLFQALRIEANNELDNLKHSLEKVKDILEVGGKLLIITFQSLEDELIEDWRRQYSRPIKIPDIMETIPPLFQISPDSPILPNREEIELNWASRSSKLWVFTKLRD; from the coding sequence TTGGAAGATTGTGTTCACTATCCAGTACTTAAAGACCAAGTTTGTGAACATTGAATAACTTCTAAAAAAGGATTCTATATCGACTGTACTTTTGGCCAAGGGGGGCACTCGCAAGCTCTTTTAGAGTTACTTGAATCAGAAGCTTCTCTTCTGGGAATTGACATTGATCCTGATTGCTCATCTGTTGGTCTGGAATTATCCCGGAAAGACTCGAGATTTCATTTTGAAAATATAAATTACAGTTCATTGCATAATTATTGAATTAAAAATAAACTGCCAAAAGCCTCTGGAATCCTGTTTGATCTAGGTTTTTCTACTGCACAACTAAAAGATCCAAGCAGGTCTTTTAGTTACAATTCCAACTCTTCTGCTCTAGAACTGAGATATGGATTGGATGGAACAAGTGTTTATGAGATTCTCAATGAATACACTGAACATAAGCTCAGTTGAATCTTTAAAAATTATGGAAATATAAAGGAATCTAAAGATTTGGCTCTAGCCATAATTAGAGAAAGGAAAAAAGCACCTATTAACAACACTGAGCAATTAAAGTCAATAATTGAAAAATATAGGATTTTTCAAAGAACTAGATACAACAAAAATCAAATTAAGCTATTATTCCAAGCCCTAAGAATAGAAGCAAATAATGAATTAGACAATTTAAAACATTCATTGGAAAAAGTCAAAGACATTCTAGAAGTTGGGGGAAAGTTGTTAATTATTACCTTTCAATCTTTAGAAGATGAATTGATAGAAGATTGAAGGAGACAATATTCCCGACCCATAAAGATTCCTGATATTATGGAGACTATACCTCCTCTTTTTCAGATTAGCCCTGATTCTCCTATTCTTCCTAATAGAGAAGAAATAGAGTTAAATTGAGCCTCGAGAAGTTCTAAATTATGAGTTTTTACAAAACTAAGAGATTAA